TCTCTTGTTTTTATGCTCATATGATCTTGTTTTTTTGCCTCTTTGTTTTATTTTGTTGCAGTGTACTCTCCATACTGATCACCATTTCTTCAggtaatctctctctctctctctctctctctctctctctctctctctctctctctctcctctctctctctgtcctctctctctctctctctctctctctctctctctctctctctctctctccttttaCGCTTCTCAAGACCTAGGTGCAAATAGtgaattatttattaaaatgTTTCTAGTAATACTATGATTTGTTCTCTGTTACTATAGCACTATTGTTATATGCTCTGTATTAGCTACCGTTGCCATGTTATGATTGACTTTATTGTTGACTTATGGTCAATGCAAGTCATCTCTTTCTGCACTTGTACTGTTTGATTTTATAGTGTATTTACGTGTTTCGAAGCACTGGTTACAGTACTTCCTCTGCTCACCGTGAGGCCTTGTTTGCGTATTTGTTATGAATTAGGTTTATAAACTCTCTGCTTATGACGTCGGAGATTTTAAAATGTTATTGTGTATGTTTTCTGTCAGTGTAGTATTGTATAGAGTACTTTCTCGGTTCACTGCGAGGCGTTTTTGTTATGAATTAAGGTTATAAACTCTGCTTGTGAAGTCGGAGATTTTAGAAATACAATTGCATATCTTCTCGGTTAGTGACTTAGTGTAGTATAGTATACAGTACTCGCCTCTTTGTAAATTCATTTGCAATGAACCCGTGCGAGAATATGTTTAAATTTCACAATTGTACTACGTAAAGCTCTGAACAAGACTGTGTTTGCTGAATGGTTGATGTAAATGGTTTAGCACATAGGTTTATAAACTCTGCTTGCGAAGTCGgagatttttaaatataattgCATATGTTTTCTGTTAGTGCATTATAGTATACAGTTCTCACCTCTTTGTAAATTATAATGCAATGAATTTGCACGAGACTAACTGTTTAAAATTTTCACAATTGTACTACTTGAAGCTCTGATAAAGACTCAAGACTGTTTTTGCTGAATGGATCATGTAAATGATTTAGCACATAGTGATAGGTAGTCATTACAGTTTTTGTTTTGTAATCATTTTTTCTTACTAATGTTTTCGATGTTTTATTAATTACATTTACAGTGACCACAAAATGAAAGCCTATGAAGAAGAGGGTGAGATGATCCCTGATTGTGTGATAAATTACTATACTGTTGATGGCGATAATCAACCTGTCTCATTTTCTGTATTGCCACTTCTCTGGAGTGAGGATGAGACCCCGGGCAACTCCGAGGCACAGATATTCTTATGTGGTACTGCAGTGACTGGGCAAAAAATGTATAAGAAGATAATAGCGTGGAGGCCAGAAATTTCTTATGCATTGCCAGTGATTTATGTTCTTTCCCAGAATAAGTTGTGGATGCAGCTCCGAAAGCCTAGGAGAAGCTTTGAAGATGAAATTATGTCTACTTTGGTAACTGTTCATTGCCTCCATTTTCTAAAATGGAATCTCAAAGCAGATGGATCTGCCCTATGGACCCAATTGCGCAAAGCTTTTAGGTTGTCTGCTTCTCTTGTTTTTTAACTTGTGTATTACTTATTAGATCTTAGGGCAGAAACTTATGGGCtatgtttaattttttttggtGCAGCGCCTTTGAGGATGCACCCTCAAAGAGTCATCTCCTGAGTCATCTACCTCTGATACAAGAAGCTGCTGAAAGAGATAAAGATTTAGCAAAATCTGAGGTTCGCACTCCTGCTAAATTATTTTTCTTTACCATAAAATTTGTAGTATACAGGTTTATTTTACTTGTGAAAAAAATATATTCTGGGCTGTTTTCATTACATAATTGAATTAAGCCACTCAAATATCTTTCTCAATTTTTGTTGGTCAAGCATTTACCTTAAAGCTGTAGACATTCAAATTTTCATTTTTGGGATTAGTAAATTACCAACAAGCAGCTAGAATATGCAAAGAATCAACTGCTGTCGAAATTGATGTACACTGACCTCCATAAATAAGATTAAGGCACAGTGATATGATTATGGAGGAGCTCTTTTGTGCAATATGTAGTGACATATGTACATAGTTTTTGAAGCTGATCATTAACATAATAGATAAGATATGTCAATCATCTTTAATATCGTACATTTATATTTTTGCTAAAACCACGTCTAATAGTTTTATAGGTATTGAAGATTCAACTCTGTTAAACTCTATTACACCTTTTCTGTTTTATCTTGTGCTTTCTTAAACAGCTTCTACCAACACTGCTTTTGGGGACTGGTACTTGTGAGGTGAATTCTACTGATACTAACTAGGAATATTTTTGCTTTTATAATGAATTTTATTCAATGTCATAGTTTTTCAGTGACATTATGCTTTTGGGTACAGGTGAACTGTGCAACAAAGAAATTAAAGTTTGAAGCTGACAGTCAGGAGGATTATGATGACACTGATGACGATGATGACAATGCAACATTTGATTCTGTTTGTGTCCTTTGTGATAACGGCGGTGATATACTCTGGTGCGCACATAATTTATTTGTTTATCTGTTTTCAAAATGTGAATAGACTGTGATATTGGACAAAGAGGGTTGCAATTATGTCCTCTGAAGGATTATCTACTAATTCCCTCTAGCCATCTTGATGCTAGAAGAAGGTACCATAAATTGAAGTCATTTAGATAAAATACCCTACTTCAGAAAAAAAAAATGCACAAAATGAATTATAGATATCTCTCGAACAATTCTCTGTATCCTAAAAGCACATATTGTCCTCTGTGTACGAAAATATGCCGCTGCTGTCGATAATCTCCAATTATATTGTCAAGGTATCCAATCTAAATTTAGTTTGCCAAGGATATGTCTCCCCAGGCATGCCTATCTTTTTTGTTgttaaaacttgaaaaagtttcaAATTAGTTACCCACCTTTCTCTTCCTCCATATTTTTTAATCTAAAACATTTCACTAGTTAAGCTTAAGATCGCAGTTGCATCATGATGTGTATCCATGTATGCATCATCCTATTTGCACCTTTGTTTTCTGGTGTAGTAGTAATTGGGTGCTTAATATCTTAGTTATATCCTGTTGGGTATAGTTTGGTTGTTTTACCATTGTTGTGCAGATCTACATCTTGCAGTTTTATTCACAAGTAAAACATTTTGCTTCGTTTTTTCCTCCTATCTGAAGTTAACATATATGCTGACGTGTATAGTATTTATGATCACAGATCAAGTTGTACCTGAAACAGTAAATAACAAAGCAAATGAACTTCTTTCATTAATATATATCACTTTTTCTTTTGATGCAGTTGTGAAGATAAGTGCTTAAGATCTTTCCATCCAAACATAAATGCAGGAGTTGAATCGTGTTGTGAATCTCTTGGCTATAGTGATGCTCAAGTCGAAGTGTGAACAAAATCTCATATTGTTATTCTTGAGTTTATTCATCAATGGAATAATATTATGTTTAAGTTTGTATAGTGTTCCTGTGTTGTATTATATAGATTCTAATAGGTTTTTAGCTTCAATTTGGTGTTTTTTCCTATGCAGGCAATCCAGATTTTCTTTTGCAACAATTGTCAATATCAGCAACATCAGTGTTTTGTTTGTGGCAAATTGGGCTCTTCTGATCAGTCATCTGCTCCAGAGGTATGATCTACAAATTATTCAGTTTTAAAAGTTTTTTAACTCTGTCACCTTTAAGACCCTTATTTTCTACAAAAGTACACTTGTGAACAAGTTACAGCTAATCTGACCCGACAAATATAATAAAATGATTAAGCAATCGCTTGAAGTAGTATACATATATTTTAAGAATGAACAGTGTCAGTAATTTTATCATTACAAGACTGAATGCGCTTTACCCAGCTTCCCTTCGAGAACTATATGCAACTAACAGTGGCTGGAGAAACCGTAGCTTCTAATGTTCACCATATTACTTTCTCTATTTGCATCAGCTTCTGTACGTTTTTTTGCTGAGACTTACTCTTGAATTCAAGTGCCAAGCTGATAATTATTTTGTGCCTGCTTGAAAACCTTGCCATTGTAGGTCTTCCAGTGTGCCAATGCAGATTGTGGTCATTTCTATCATCCAAACTGTGTCGCCGAACTCCTCCAGCCTTGTGATACGTTGAAAGCTAAAGAACTTCAGCTGAAAATCCACTCAGGAGAATCTTTTGTGTGTCCTGCCCATAAATGTAATATATGTATGAAAGGAGAAGACAAAGCAATTCATGAGTTGCAATTTGCAATGTGTAGACGCTGTCCAAAGGCATACCATCGGAAATGCCTGCCCAGGTATGTTACCTTTGTTTTCTTTGAGTATCATTCCTCGGCACTATACAAGGCACTACTACCATATTAAGAATACATAGCAGCTGTCTATCTAAAGATTGATGGTAAGTCTACCAGACAGACTCTCAAGTCTCAGGTCCCAAACCATTAACATCCAGATAGTTGTCGTCAACTGATTCATTTCAAGGATTCAGGAAGTTCATGGTTTTTTATTTTAACTACTTTCTAATTTTCAGCGAGATAACCTTCAGAAGTGATGGAAATATTGCTCAAAGGGCTTGGGATGGTCTCTTACCGGGACGCATTCTAATTTACTGCATGTAAGTTAATTACGGAAATGATGTCTGTACACTTGTTTATCTAAAGAGCATGGTGTTTGATGTTTCTCAAGTGATCCTGTAGTATTTTTATAACAACTTTTGTGATTTTTGAGCTGGAACTATACAGGGACCATGAAATCCTTTCTGAAATCGGGACACCTAAGAGAGACCATATTGTCTTTCCTAATGTTGAAGGAAAAATGCAAACGACTTCGGGATTGCTTTCTAGCAAAGAGAAACTGATAAAAAGTAGGGATATGGGGAATTTTGCACCGAGAAGTCCTTTGAAGCAGAGATTTAACCACACTGGGACATATCGTGGTCATTCAACCTCTGCTATATTTACCGGGGAAAAATTATATAGGGATACCAACATCGACAAAAACAAGTTATCAACACCACAGAGAACAATGTACTTGCCCAATTCTAGCAAAGGAAAGACATCTGATTATCCGAAACAGAGTGCAGATAAGTTTATGAAAGTTAAAGGAAGCAGTAGCAAGCCTGCAGTTGATCTTGATCTTAAATTACGGTTATTTAATGATCTTGACATATATATTTCCTATGTATACTATGGGGTCTATGTATATCTGTTAATGTAATTTCTATCTGATACTTTGTCATATAGGATGTTAAAGTTGATAGAGGATTCAACATCTTCTTTCAATTTGGAAGAATCTTTGAAAGGCAAGAAATCATCACTATATTCATCGAATGTAAGGATCGCAGAGGACAAGACCTTTACTGAAGGGAAGGTGCAAGGCTATGTAAAGGTGCATTATATCGTATGATAGTTTTGGGTTAAACCAAAGTCAGAAGTTAACTGTAATTTTAGTCTTTATTTCATTTGATTATTTTTACAGGCCGTTCATACTGCATTGAGGATATTAAATGATGGGGGAAAGTTGGAGGATGCGAAAGCTGTGTGTGAGCCACAGGTCCTCAAACAACTTGTCAGATGGAAGGTTTTTTCCTCCCTTACGGATGCATAGCAGTAAATTTTGTCATTCATCTTTGCTATTAGTTTTTTTAGTCTACGGGCACATTATCTCGTAAAAGTCTTATCACTTGTTCCTATCAGCTGACAAGGTAGAAATATGAACTTTTTGACAGTTTCAGATAGTTGTAGTTCCAGTAAATTGATTAAGGACAAACTTGATTTTGTTTTAACTTTTAAGACTACACTCAGTGCTTTGTTCTTATGGTGCAGAAACAACTCAATGTTTATCTCGCTCCTTTTCTTCATGGCAAACGCTATACCTCTTTTGGTCGACACTTTACTAAAGTGAGCAAGCTTGAGTTGGTAAGTAACTGTTATTTGAATTCTTACTTCCATTTAACTGTATAGACGGAACACCATGTGCTGCGTATACTGTGGTTTGATGATGGCTTTAAAAACTTATTTAGTCAAAGCATTAGTGCAGTACAAACCACACTTGACAGCAAGGTTGACATAAAACATGTAGTTATGAATGTTCAAACCTGATTGTACCAAAAGTCAAAGCATCAAATTATGGAAATGTTGGACTGTCCATGATATTTTTTTTCCAGTCTCGGAAAATTTATTCTTTCACATTTTGTGATTTTAAACATGTATAACTGACTTTAACCCTCAATACTCAGTTGCATATTAAAAAAAGACAGTTTTTTCACAAAATTTTACTCTAATACCGATGTATAGGGAGCTTGCAGTTAACGAACTTCTGTGGTCTGACAGTGTGGGGGGTAATAACTTGCTACATTGCTTCCTAACAAGCAAAACGTGTGCTCCATTACCATATCTATGTATATTCAACACAACCACatcatattatttttaaaaaaatgatcgTGGATTCTTTCATCATATTAGTATATTACTAAACAATGTGAAGTGGTTGTGGAACATTCACAAGTTATGATTAATATATTACTAGATGCATTTTGAAAccaaatattttcaaatttaactAAATTTTGTTACTTTCTCATGTATCTCATTTGTAGTTGTTTGATGATTATAAATGCATCTTTGGTTTCAATTTTAGAAGCAAGGATGCGTATATACATATTTGCATCCAAGTAAAGAACCCCTTTGGAGTTGAAATTTTTGACATTTGGTTTCAAATTATAGAAACGGCACCAAAGATAGCATTGCATCGGACTTGCTCTGAAGATTATCAATTTATTGTGCATCTATGACTTGGCCTGGATAGTTACAGCAGTATCTAACTGCAAATCTGCCCCTGGTGTTGAGGAACAGAAATAAAGAATGAACATATATGTTATTTATAAGTGTATATATGTTTACTGCAAAGAGAAATAGTCTATTCATCAATATGTTCTATATGCAGGCttaaaattttatcatatatatatatatatattaggttATTTTTAATTAGCCCAACTTTTAACTGACCCTAGTCCATTAGTTTTGGTTTTAAGGTTTCATTATCTGTACAAGTGATGTAACCCCCACATATCTTCTCCCTGCGGCTGGGAAACCATTGGGGTACCCCAAGTTATAGCATAATCGATCGTTTCTACAATATGTTCATAAAGCTCATAGCACATTTGCTTTGCTGCGCAGATTGTGGATAAGCTTAAATGGTACGTGCAAGATGGTGACACGGTAAGACTGCATACATCTCTTTGATTCTGCAAATTGCTTGAATAGCTTGTCTCAAGTTGCCTCTATAATTATACCTTTGAATTGACTTAAGTGGTGGGAATATGATAAGAATTTATTGAATCCTTGAGACTAGATGTATTGTGCAAATTACATCGTTGTCACTGAGTTTATTGCTCTTGTTCTGTCGAATATTGTTAATAACCAAAAACACATGGTCAGATAGTAGATTTCTGTTGTGGTGCAAATGACTTTAGTTGCTTGATGAGAGAAAGGCTCCACGAAATGGGAAAGAGCTGCTCCTTCAAAAATTATGATCTTTTTACACCCAAGGTACGTCTTTTTGACTCGGCTCATGCAGCTTTGCTAGGAATAAGCACATCAATTGGTTGTGTCAAATGTAGCACGCTGTCTACACAGTGTTTCTGCTTTTGTATTCTGCACTGTTCTGTCCTTTCTTTTTCAAGTTGAAGTTCATATCAAATTTTTGGTATTCATAACCATTTTTGCCGACTCAAGCTAGTTTTACTTCTAATGTTTCTTTTTCCTTAGAATGACTTCAATTTTGAGCAGAAAGATTGGATGACTGTCACTTCAGAAGAACTCCCTGCTGGTTCTAATCTGGTCAGAGATGCTAATAAGTTGCTCTCTAGtactttaaataatttaatatataaatgTTATTGGAAAGGGACCTGTGATATATTTTTTGCCGTCCTCTCTTTATAGATTATGGGCCTGAATCCTCCTTTTGGTGTCAATGGATGCTTGGCAAACAAATTCATTAACAAGGCACTCACGTTTAAACCAAAGCTACTAATTCTTATAGTACCCATAGAAACTGAAAGGTCTGTTTCTTGTCTGGCTaaatatttataggaaaaaagtAAACAATCTATATGGCTTCtcacttaatttttttttaatcttgCTGCTACTACAGACTTGACAGAAAGAAGAAATTCCCATATGATATTATTTGGGAGGATCAATGTTTACTATCGGGGATGGTACGGTAGCAAAATGATGATTCCATCACTAATAATTAGATTCATTAAGATAATCTTCAAATGTGCATTTCTCCTTTCAGGCATTTTACCTACCTGGATCAGTTGATATGAGCGGGAAGCAATTAGAGCAGCATAACAATGTGGCACCACCGCTGTATCTTTGGAGCCGTCCGGATTGGACTGCCAAGCACAAAACAATAGCCAAGACATGTGGCCATAGCACAGTCACAAATGAGCAGATGGGAAAAATGGATACAGGAGAAAACCATGACGGGATGTATGAGGATATGGAAGTCGATCCGCCTACCTATATACCGAGTACCAGCGCAGACCAGAAAAACTCACATGAATGGAATTCAAATGGCTTTTTTCCGAGTCAATACACGACCGGAATGCAGCACTCTGGTGTTTCTGATATTGCTGCAATGGGAATGCAGCATCCTTATGTTGTTCCGGATGCTATGCAGGGTGTCTACCACGAAGATCTCGGGGGTGTACCCCAAGGACCTCTTCCCCCGTCTCGCCAATATCCACCACAGCCTTACTTCCATCCACAATGGCCTGGTTTCTAACCTTCCGGTGTGTCCTCTCTATGTTATGGAATGACTGAGAAACTACTAATGCCTTTTGAAAAACCTTTCTAGTACATATACTAATCAGCTCATCTATGATCCCAAACCACTAAGCATATCAACAGTAACAGACTAACAGTAACAGCTGTATATATGTTTCCTTTGGTTGCATTGTGTATTCAGTTTTTACTGTTAGCTACTTGTATGCATGATTTTACTAAACTAGTTTTTGTTAATTATCCTGGTTAATCTCATATTTTGTGTTCACTAATTAATTTCCCGTTGGTATTATATGAACATGTTATAAGAAGATGATTAAGAAAAAACATATAATACGTAATCCATGCAGAGTACTGAGTCCATGGACTGTTGATAagttaataatataaaaaaatttattaacTAATATTTTAAAAGCATAATTACAATCAGATGTTACAATCAGATGTTAATTTGTCTtgtatataaaaattaaatattaaggTACAGTGGATTATGTGTACAATGGTTAACTTTAATTGCTTTGCCAGTCAAATTGAAACTATATATTAATACTTACTGAGAAAAAGTAATTataaatgatttaataataataaGCCAAGTTTGAGTATATATTAATAATCATTTAAAGACTGTAGACAAGAAATTACAGGAAAATTCGAGTGCCTTGCTTATAAATGAACTAAAATTTAGTTCAAAGGCACTGATTCAGATTAGTCCACTTTGCAGTAGACTCCAAGTGTTGTAACAATTCAAATTTACATTGTAAGAAACTACATTTTCTAAACATAAAGTTGCACCAACATTCCTCAGATGATTACCGGCCGTTCGATACTACATGATTTTTTTACGGTCTGATTAAGTAATCGAATTTAGACGTCTCACCCTCTGATCAATCTCTGCCATAACTGCGGGTTCCTGCTTTTTGCGTTGCTTTGATATGTTGGTGATTGTTAACGAGCCAATCTTATCGAATGCAACCTGCATTTGAAATAGTAAGCAGATGTGCTACAAGGAAAATGATCAGGCATCGAGGACAGTAAAGATCAAATGAGAGGATTCACCGTTAGTAATTCATCAGGATCAAATAGATGATGGGTGGTTATCTGCAATATGTTGATTACGTCTCCAACATGTTGTGCCACGAGCAGCTCCTCTTCTTTCATCTGCAATTGGTGATCAGTGACATTCATAATCCGATGCTCAGTATTCGTAAGAATGACGCACGGGGTGAATAACAGCTTTTTGTGGACTTAAAGGAGAAAAACCCTCACCTTGAAGATAGCCAGAGCTACATGGAAAAGAACCTTTGCACCCTCATAAAAGAGGACATCCCAAACCCGCAGAGTTGTCTAGACAAGTACACATGACAGAAGTTAATAAAACCGGTCATGAAACTGAAAGCAATTTACATGTGTGCATGGTTGTATCTGCACCCGGTGGAATGTGCATGGTGTGATAAAGAAGTCTAACCTCTGAAGGCAAGCTCTTTGAAAAGACACACAAAAACCACTCGGTGGCAACAAGGGAGACATCAAATTCCAGAGCTTCCAGATGAGCAGCTAGTCTGCATTCTTTTTCGAAATTTAAAATCCACTAATATCCAACATGTAAGATGAATCGTCAAAGAACTGAGAAGGAATTACCTTGGACATTTTTTAACCAGTATATCTTTGAACACCCTTTGTTCAACATGGCATCCTGATAAGTTTGTCGTGTAACAATCATTAACTAGTACATTCTCCAGGAGGACAGCTAGCATCCAGAAAGCATCTTCTTCAGTTTTCATTACAAGCAACAATAATGCTCCAACATAATTTAACCCCTGCATCAAAATCATTATAATGCAGTTAAAAGTTTTTGAACTCAAAAACTTGACAACATTTACCTAACAATCTGTTATCTTAAGCTTGATTGTCAAAAGCCAGAACCAAATTATCAATAA
The sequence above is drawn from the Apium graveolens cultivar Ventura chromosome 2, ASM990537v1, whole genome shotgun sequence genome and encodes:
- the LOC141706642 gene encoding protein ENHANCED DOWNY MILDEW 2-like; its protein translation is MKAYEEEGEMIPDCVINYYTVDGDNQPVSFSVLPLLWSEDETPGNSEAQIFLCGTAVTGQKMYKKIIAWRPEISYALPVIYVLSQNKLWMQLRKPRRSFEDEIMSTLVTVHCLHFLKWNLKADGSALWTQLRKAFSAFEDAPSKSHLLSHLPLIQEAAERDKDLAKSELLPTLLLGTGTCEVNCATKKLKFEADSQEDYDDTDDDDDNATFDSVCVLCDNGGDILCCEDKCLRSFHPNINAGVESCCESLGYSDAQVEAIQIFFCNNCQYQQHQCFVCGKLGSSDQSSAPEVFQCANADCGHFYHPNCVAELLQPCDTLKAKELQLKIHSGESFVCPAHKCNICMKGEDKAIHELQFAMCRRCPKAYHRKCLPSEITFRSDGNIAQRAWDGLLPGRILIYCMDHEILSEIGTPKRDHIVFPNVEGKMQTTSGLLSSKEKLIKSRDMGNFAPRSPLKQRFNHTGTYRGHSTSAIFTGEKLYRDTNIDKNKLSTPQRTMYLPNSSKGKTSDYPKQSADKFMKVKGSSSKPAVDLDLKLRMLKLIEDSTSSFNLEESLKGKKSSLYSSNVRIAEDKTFTEGKVQGYVKAVHTALRILNDGGKLEDAKAVCEPQVLKQLVRWKKQLNVYLAPFLHGKRYTSFGRHFTKVSKLELIVDKLKWYVQDGDTIVDFCCGANDFSCLMRERLHEMGKSCSFKNYDLFTPKNDFNFEQKDWMTVTSEELPAGSNLIMGLNPPFGVNGCLANKFINKALTFKPKLLILIVPIETERLDRKKKFPYDIIWEDQCLLSGMAFYLPGSVDMSGKQLEQHNNVAPPLYLWSRPDWTAKHKTIAKTCGHSTVTNEQMGKMDTGENHDGMYEDMEVDPPTYIPSTSADQKNSHEWNSNGFFPSQYTTGMQHSGVSDIAAMGMQHPYVVPDAMQGVYHEDLGGVPQGPLPPSRQYPPQPYFHPQWPGF